The following proteins are encoded in a genomic region of Oryzias latipes chromosome 17, ASM223467v1:
- the LOC101162713 gene encoding protein THEM6, with amino-acid sequence MLLLLVLSALLLLFCNLDVWYFLRGALVFFQAWFQPRIRDILAEQRFDGMVLLHDLDYLGHMNNSRYLRECDFARFHHYMRNGLFMASCKLGARMVVGASTIRYRRSLDFREPFEIRTKVLGWDEKAFYLEQRFVSKKDGFVSAVMLCRQNVVRCSPERIIEFVCQAKIECPEFPEELKHWISFITASSQALRAESGLDNKNK; translated from the exons atgctgctgctgctggtgctgaGCGCCCTCCTGTTGCTCTTCTGCAACCTAGATGTGTGGTACTTCCTGCGGGGGGCCCTGGTGTTTTTCCAGGCCTGGTTCCAGCCCAGAATCAGGGACATTCTAGCCGAGCAGCGCTTCGATGGCATGGTCCTCCTGCACGACCTGGACTACTTGGGCCACATGAACAACTCCAGATATTTAAGGGAATGTGACTTTGCTCGCTTCCACCACTACATGAGAAACGGGCTGTTCATGGCCTCGTGCAAGCTGGGGGCCAGAATGGTGGTGGGGGCCTCCACCATCCGGTACCGGCGCTCTTTGGATTTTAGAGAGCCTTTTGAGATTCGGACCAAAGTGCTGGGATGGGATGAGAAAGCGTTTTACCTGGAGCAGCGTTTCGTGTCCAAGAAGGATGGCTTTGTGTCAGCGGTCATGCTTTGCAGGCAGAATGTGGTGCGCTGCAGCCCAGAGAGGATCATTGAGTTTGTCTGCCAAGCAAAG ATCGAGTGCCCCGAGTTTCCAGAGGAGCTGAAACATTGGATCAGCTTCATCACCGCCAGCAGTCAGGCCCTGAGAGCCGAGAGCGGGCTGGACAACAAGAACAAGTGA